A DNA window from Ovis aries strain OAR_USU_Benz2616 breed Rambouillet chromosome 7, ARS-UI_Ramb_v3.0, whole genome shotgun sequence contains the following coding sequences:
- the CTXN2 gene encoding cortexin-2: protein MSSTYCGNTSAKMSVNEVSAFSLTLEQKTGFAFVGILCIFLGLLIIRCFKILLDPYSSMPSSTWEDEVEEFDKGTFEYALA from the coding sequence ATGAGTAGTACCTACTGTGGCAACACTTCAGCTAAGATGAGTGTCAACGAAGTGTCAGCTTTCTCATTGACTCTGGAGCAGAAAACTGGCTTTGCTTTTGTTGGGATTTTGTGTATCTTCTTGGGACTTCTTATTATCAGATGCTTCAAAATCCTGTTAGACCCATATAGTAGCATGCCTTCCTCTACATGGGAAGATGAAGTAGAAGAGTTTGATAAAGGGACATTTGAATATGCACTTGCCTGA